GGAGGCACTGCTGGCCGCTGAGCCACTGCCGTGGGTGCTGCGTTTTCGGATTATTCACGAGACCGCAGTTGGCATGAACTTCCTACATTGCATGAACCCACCGCTGCTTCATCTGGACCTGAAGCCTGCAAACATATTGCTGGATGCCCACCACCACGTCAAAGTAAGAGTGATAGTGTTGTACTGTCTGTAGGTGTAATAACCTAACCTAAGTAGCACTAATCATTTAAACTGTTTAACTTCTATTAATTAAGCACTATGAAACTTAGATGTAACATTTCCAAAATTCTGTATATGTACAGTGATTTGTTGGACATTTAAAGGAGTTTGTTAGGTGCAACAGAATGAAATGGCGTTTTCCTTAAAGGCCTTAAACTTCCAGTTCCATGTAATTTCCCCAAAGGCAGAAATGCTTTCCCAGCCATTATCCCATATTTGCCCGTCCTCCCTATGGATGAGTAAGCATGTAGTGGGAGGATGGGTGGGAAATCACTTCTTTGGATTGAATAGGCTGGATGTAAATACATCACGGGCCAGCCTGAACAAGTTGGCTAAGCGGGTTTAATGTGCAGTAGGCACACACCTGTACATGTCCACACACAACTCTGACAAGTTGGCTTTCCCACCTCATGGAGCAAGCCAAGTGCACTGTATCCTACTCTCCCTataaacacagaaacacagacagtcCTATTAACCATCAGTTTTCACACTTCTGCCACACACTTgtttctccctgtctctctctctctctctctctctctctcttcctaaaGCTTTGGACTGAGATGCAAGTATAGTAAAACATTGCAACTCTGCTGAGACATTACAGCAAACTCATTAAGCGGTCACATGATGGCTATGAATTCTAATTGAACTactatttttaaacatgtaccagatttgaacttttttttgcaaacttaaaagtttaaaatatatatggtGAAAATGTATCAGTCAGATTTGATGTCACACACTTACATTTGCTTGATCTTATTTTTAGATCTCGGACTTTGGCCTGGCCAGGTGGAACGGCTTTGCCAGGAACGATGACATCAGTCGTGATGGATTCTGTGGCACTATTGCGTACCTGCCTCCTGAAAGGATCATGGAGAAGGAAAGGGTCTCTGATACCAAGCATGATGTGTACAGGTTAGCCTTTTTATAAAGCCATTTATAATTAGTGTGTGAGAATCCCAGAATCATatcatcaactttttttttttttttacatacattgcAAAATGTAACATAGTCTGTGATGGCTTAGTGTTAATCTTGTGTTTTTATAAGGCAGCACTTTAACACTCAGTCTACCTGTACCTTTCTCTACGCAGCTTCTCGATTGTCATCTGGGGAATTCTTACACAGAAAAAGCCATACCAAGGTAAGATAGAGAAAAGTGATTATCAGTGATTTAGTTTTCACACATGGCCTGTTCCTAAttcctctggtgtgtgtgtgcaaggacggtgggtttcctctgaagGTCCAAAGAAATACGTTGACGCCtgcttgatttatttatttatttttccaaaatgcCTGTAGTTTGAGACAAGTGTATGATTGGATGTGTGAATGCATATGCATTTGCAccctgcaatgggttggcaGAGTAGccccttgctttgtgcactgagcTCCAGGCCTCACAAAACTCCCAGGAGAAGCGATAGAGAAAACATACAGCTGGTAGTGAGTGGCCCTCATTAGCCTGTTAATGttgatatacaaacaaaaaaatcttgcaGTAGAATTTAGAGATCGGTCTGGTCTACATGTTCTGTGTGTTTTATGAAATCTCACAATATTcagttaattttaaattttcaaGAGTTCTTCTGCACTATTCTAATAGTATTGCAGAGTTCTATTATTTTGTTTCTTGGTCCAGGGTGATCCtttggttgtgtttttttttccactcacGACTGTCATGTACAATCCATATACAATGACATATTTTGcaacacaagaaaaaaacaatcgcGTCTTGAAGGGAATTAACTGTGGTTTAAGTAACTGTCATTTGGTAATAATGACTGTTGAAATAACTTGAGCTTAAATAGCTGCCTGTGTTTGTTTTCTGTCACTGTTTAGCACAGGAGACTGTGTGCAGACAAAAGTCTtccggaaaaaaaaagcagtaactttttttcagtgtagttACAGGGACTTAAGAATATAAAGAACATCTTTAACCCTTGCACAGTCTATTTTCCAGGCGTCTGCGCCTCAATTCAGAAACTTTAATCTttcttggttgttttttttttttttttggtcacatgGTATGCATTCTCCTCTAACATGCTTGTGTGTATACACATATCTGTCCTGTAAGCTGAAACCAAGATTGCCCCCATTTTAAAGTAAAGCTAGTGCCACTTTCCCGAACAAGCCAGAGCAGtgattttcatgtttattttgctgTGTCCCATAGGGGAGAACAACATTCTGCATATCATGGTGAAGGTGGTGAAAGGGGTTCGCCCAGACCTGAGTGCTGTGCCCCGCAGTCGACCCCAGGCATGCTCAGGCTTCATAGCACTCATGCAGAAGTGCTGGAGTGCATCTCCTGACGCCAGGCCCAGCTTTCAGGGTGAATATCCCACACTGCACATAAATCATGATACTGTTCCATCAGAGATAATGTTAACGTAACAGAGCAGAAAAAAGACGTCGATAATTAGACCGCTGAATGTCATAAAATGTAATGCTGTAATTACATGAAGTtagttacagtatattgtcAGTAGCTCAGTAATAACATTTTACAAGTAAGAcgatttattgtttttgtatacAGAGATTACATCTGAAGCAGAGGAGCTGTGTTCCAAACCTCATGATGAGTCCAGGGGATCAGTGTCCGAGCCAGACTCCTCACCCTGTACTGCTCCAACCAGCTCTGAACAGGTAACACCAGATTCACAGGACACTAAAAGAGTTCACCTTTTTCCAAACTAGCTGCtctatttattgcatttatCTTGTAATTCTGCCTTTTAATGTTCCCTTTTTATCAAAATCTTCCTAAATAGTGCAACACGGCAACATTAAAACGAGCTTCCCAAGCATTTAGGAGCATTTAAGTGTCACAATACCAACTCAGTTATTGGGAAATTGTAAAGCATGTGCTGTTGTGTCCTTAGAGCACGTACCATGAATGTTTCATGCATCTAGTGACATTACAGCAGGGCATGGGAATGCGACTGTGCAGCATTGGTACAAGTCATTTCCTGAAAGATCAGAATGCACAAGAACATTAGTGTGAATATCTGacactctcttttttttttttgcactatatgATACTGAATAACCTCCCCTGAGTCACAAGACAAATGATTATCGAGTCTTAATTTGTCTTGATTTGTTATCTATTATCAACAAGAGCTTACTGACCCATACGGCAAATCATGTATAATGTTATATTTGACAATAAAATACCAAAATGAATTTACAAATCTAGTTAATTGACAGCAGTATTATTCCTTTAATTTAAGTTTTTGATAGTAAATCTGTgcagtatatttattaactCGCTCTTGTCTACTTAGATTAAGGAGCAGAAGCCGGTGAGGCCGAAGTCCGCCATGTTGCCAGAGAAGGACTGCAGCCTTTCTGAGCTGCTGAGTCAGATCGATTCTGGGATTTCTCGCAGCTTTGACCATGTTAAGGAGGACTGCCTGGAGAGCAAGGACAACACCAGCAAGAGACTGTCAGGAATCTCGTCTGTGGACTCGGCTTTCTCATCCCAAGGCTCCATCACACTCTCCTTTGAGAGGGAGAATTCAGTCAATGGTACGaggattcattcattcatcaataGGCAATGCAGTTGAGATAAAAGCAATACTTTAGATATACATCATTAGTTATCGTCTTTACAATTGATTTTTAGTATCTGATTTGTACTTCTGTAgaatttttgttgtttacttCTTCCAGCTCTGAATAATGTGTATAAGCTATAACTCGCAAttatttttgaatttgttttcgGAGATGTTGGCCTGCTCTCAtgcaatacataaaaaataataacagtttTAGAAATTATGGTAATATCAGTTCCTACAAACGGGCCATTATTCAACATGCTTGGCCCACTTTAGTGACTGCAGAAATCAATCTTTTATCCTGTTTAGCAGTCTGAAAAATACCAGGCCCaaagcttatttaaaaataaatatggaacATTTCATGTCCAAACACTCATGTCCAAAAAACACTCGTTCTGTTCATTTTTATGCTCATTTGCTTGTTCAGCAGTTTCATATTCCCTGAAatctgtgttgttgttttacttccttagAGTCAAGCGAGTTACAGAAAAAGAAGCTGTGTGAAGCCATTCGCACTGAGGACACAGCAAAACTAATGAAGCTCCTGCAGCCACAGGATGTTGAGCTCCGACTAGAAGGTGGCGGTGGCCTACTTCACTATGCTGCAACACTGGGCAATGAGGAAGCTGTGAAATTTCTACTTCTTAACAACTGCAGTGCAAACCTGGCTGACTGGCGTGGTGCCACACCTCTGCATGTGGCTgtggaaaagcatctcagagGAGTCGCTGAAATCTTGCTAAGCCGCAAAGGAACTGATGTCAATGCTAAGGATGAGGACCAGTACACAGCCCTGCATTTTGCTGCTCAGAACGGCGACGAGGCTCTAGCACGCCTGCTTCTTGAACGACGGGCATCAGCTGGTGAGGCAGACACACAGGGACGTACACCGGCTCACGTGGCGTGTCAGCATGGGTGTGAAGGAGTTTTGCGTGTGCTCTTGAGTCGAGGTGCTGTTGATGCCCATGCCGCTGCCAAGGATGGGTGGACACCACTGCATCTAGCAGCCTGGCGTGGCCACTCCACCATCTCCAAGCTGCTGGCTAAACAGGCAGGTGCTGATGTTGATGCGGCGACCGCAGATGGACGCACACCGCTCCATCTGGCGGCCCAAACAGGCCGATACAGGGTAGCACGTGTGTTGGTAGAGCTCGGTGCCAATGTGAAACAGACATCCAGCCCAGACCTACGCTCGCCGCTGCATGTTGCAGCTGAGACAGGCCACACAAGCACTGCGCGCCTGCTGCTGAAGCATGGTGCTGATATCCAGGGACGCACAGCTCAGGGCTGCACTGCGTTGCACCTAGCAGCTCAGCGTGGTCACTTGGCCACAGTGAAAATGCTCCTGGAGGAGGGTGCTGATGTTCGGAGTGTCAACCGTGCCCTGCGTACTGCCTGCCATCTGGCAGCTGAAGGTGGTCATGCACAGGTGGTCACTGAGCTACTGGAGAGGTGGCCTGAAGTAGTCGCGGTGCAGGACGAGGATGGGTTAGCGCCGTTGCATCTAGCCTTACGGAGTGGACACATGGACATCACACGTCTCCTGCTGAGCCACGGAAACTCGGACGCGGATATTTTGCAACCTCAACCCAAGAATGAGAACAGTAAAACGGTTGAGGGGCTCCACAGGAAAGTACTAATCCTGAAACTCACCGAGCCAAGGGGCAGCAGCTCAACACAGGACTTAGCAGACACACAGTTGCACATTAGAAAAGTTAGCACAGAGACCTGAGAGATTTCAAAGTGTCTCTGAGtaccttgatttaaaaaaaatccacaaaatttGGACTGTTACTTCTTCTGGAAAAAAAGACGGTTAACTACTGCATCTTTCTGGTTTGTGTATATAATGTAATTACCTATTGGATATATTTTTACTTCTATGGACTATATGGGGTCTCGACTTTTCCAgcagtaaaaaaacaagcatattGGCAATTACGAAAAGgatggtttgtgtgtgtatatacacaagcATTGTACATAGAAACTGGACTATTGCTTTAGCGTGAACCTACTGTCAAGtcattgctctttttttttacacttatatGTTCATTGTTTAAGTATTTTTGACCAtgtaatgtatttgtttttcattcctGTATCCCCaggcaaataaaatgtaaatttatacatataaaaatctATTGTGTTAAGATGAATGGCGGGCCATTGCTTGATGCTGGGGTCAGATAGTGAGCACCTGTACTCTGTTACCCCGGTGCCTTCATCCTGGGAGTGCTTTAAGGCTATTTCAAATTCACAAGGCTAATTATACCATTTAATACCTCTGGCCGTATGACAGTCAGAAGAGTATTTAGAACCACTTGGCTCCCACCATGGGAACAGGGCCTGAGGGGGATCACAGGTGATGTGTGGGTGGGGAGTGTAAGTGGGGGCGGTAACTGTACATTGTGAATACCACCATGTCAAGGCTGTTGGCCAATTCCTGAGACCACCTTATCTTTTCATCGTTGTGTAAACGAAGAGCACCGAGCCTTACTGACGCCAAGAGGAGCAGAGCTTTCACAACCCACAATCACTCAAAAAAAGAACTGCAGCATGTTACTTGGTATTCATGACCTCCTTTTTTGTGGAGAGCCACTGAATTTACTTACTGGTGAACTCTACATGACAAgaggctttgtgtgtgtgtgtgtctaaatgtTCATGCTTATTATGCTTTTAAGCTTGTGTGCacaatttatacatatattagtatttgtatttgtatagtgAACTCCTTCATTTGTATTTCACCTTCATTCATTTGTATTtagatattaaaacatttaaattcatatttttgtatACAGAATTAAATACCTATAGTGTTTAAACAGtttcttgtttttgtattttgatgGACAATTAAAGtacattatatgtataaaataaaaggttaactgtatgtgttttttttttcatatgttaTGGGGAAAAACACAGAACATAGACACTTACTGTCCATttcattaggaacacctgtccacatgcacattcatgcaattgtttaatcagccaatcatgtgatAGCATTTCAATGCTATAAAACCATTCAGATCGAGGTCAAGAGCTTTAGCTAATATTCCTATCAAATCTTTCTGACTAATCATGGTATAGACAGGATGGTTTGAGCATttttagaaactgctgatctttcacacacactgcatttttttgcagtttgcaCAGAATGGTGTgaacaacaaaataaatgtaaaaaggtcTTCAGGAAACACCTTTTGTTGCTGGGAGGGATCAGAGAAGAATGATCAAactggtttgagctgacagGATGTCTATAGTTTTTCTAATAACCACTGTTTACAAGCGCGGAGAACACAAAAGCAAAATTTCAGGATGCACAACACATCAAGGCGTTTAGGTGGATGAGCTTTAAGAGCAGAAAGTTAAATTAAGGTCCTGTCCTGTCAGCCAAGAGCAAGAATCGTAGACTATCAAGGGTTCTGAATCACAGACTGACAGCACAACTGGACAGCTGTAGACTGGAAAAACtgccagatgacttttttaaagtTCATTTAACCAGTTTTAATGAAGCTGTGCACTTGATAGACTTATAGTCCTGGCAGACAGGAATGAATTCTAGTGtggtctttttatttatttattaaagtcagATTATTTCAGTCCTTATTTCATTATACTCTAATACAAATTGTACAAGCCAAATAGTAATCCCTTTCAGAGGTctgatatataaaataaatgtgtattcTACAAAGTTACATTTTCAGCTGACAAAATACTCCACAGAAATCCACTGAATAACATTTTAGAGgtttaaagttacagtatatagcagTGATATTTTTCCCTAGCAATAGCACTTTGGTCATTAAAGCATGTATGTTCATAAATCATACCATGATTGATTGATTCTAAAGAatcttaaatgttaaaaatgtttcaaaattCCACGGAAAAACATGGCGAATTAAGCACAGAATTAGTGGAATTTGCTGATCAGTGTTAGCATGAAAcatgtaataataaaagttaattGTATAGACgaactataaagtaaaaaaaaaggacataagGAAGGAACATTTCAACTAATTCAAGCTTGCTGAATGTTTACATTATGCTTTTACACTCCAGCCTGGATCCAGTCGTTATGACTTCCTGatacacaccgctcacacacccTGCATCTACGCCTTATAAGTGACTCAAACACTAAATGACAGTACTTCTAGACTTGTGACGTTATCTTTTCTGAAGTATTGATTGGAATCACTTCATAGCCCACCTTGaattgaaatgtgtgtgtgtgtgtgtgtgtatgtgcgcaaTATTACTCAACTGCattctgtaaatgttatttgCATTATTGTCTTTAAGGTGCTTAAAgtaaatgcaatatttttacattgatgTGAGGTCCACGTACTGTATccaaaaatgataaattatgtCCAAGCACATGATTTAACCAGTTtcctttaaacaaaaaacacttcagAGAATTTTTGCTagtatgtcttttttaaataggaAAACACAAAGCAGCATctggcctatatatatatttcgcCATGGCTATCTGCATAGCTTTTCTTAGACAACGTCAAGGTGAAGATCTTAGAGcctctttgtcttttctttaaaactgGCCAAACTCGTCTCACAACCTCTGAGATGGTGCACAGGAACAAGCCAAGAcatgtgtgtgcacacaaacacatacacacgcaatGTTTAACAATGGTTCAGTGGGCATTTCTGGAGTTGATAAATCTCAGTGATTTTACTGCTACTTTTACACAGAGTACAAGCAAGCTTATACACACAAGCTTACAAATGTGTGCTACTGAGCTCATTGAAAGTTATTCATTGACAGACTTAACAAACAATTTAATGTTTCATGCTGCCAACTTCCTTTTCTTTTAAGACATTCATCATCAGGCTTCATTGCCATAAAACACTCATCCACCCTAAACATAATCCCAGATGGCAATAAATTCGTACTGGTATAGATTAAACTATACTGTCTATGATGactcacttttagtctaggccTAGAACAATACATTAGGATTTGTCGAATTAGTGAGTCACAATTTAGATTCTCACAAATAGCTCTCAATAGCTCCGCTTTAATTCTTAACATTCGCATCAGGTGTCTGTATCGACCCCCTTCACAGTAAACGGCTGATATTACTGTCATGAGAGTTACTGACAGTAAACATTTGATACGGCCAACATTTCTTTTGAATAAACAGCACAGGTGTGATTAACAGTACTAAACAAATTGCAGATGTTTTCTTGAAGCTAATGTGTCATCTGATGCTGCCTGCATGACTGAACTTGAAGTGCATTCTTTCCATCTTAACAAATAACTCAGTTATGTTTAGACCCTTCCTTGGCGCCATCCTGAGGACGGTGGTTGAAATGCCTTGTTAGGAGAGATCTTGTGTTTCTGTAAGTGTTGTACTGTAGTATAACGTTATTGCAATATACCCTGTACTGTCATCTCATGTTTATCAAACAATATctaacattttaaacagaatAACCCATCAGAAATAAtgcatgaatggatggatgaatgtatGAATGGTTTGATTGTGAACTGttatacaataaaacaatagaTGACACAGTGATTACCATGCCTAGACAATGTTCTGCACATGTGTTGTGTTTTCCCCTTCAATGTAAAGAATCCAGTTAACAGAATTCAAACCTCCCTTTAACAGTTTGGgccataaaatataatttacaataaattatgttttcatTCAATTATTTTCTATACAGTAGGTCtttgggagaacttgcaaactccctgcacacagacatgaggcaggaattaaacccCAAACTGAgaactaaaaaaacaaagctaTAGGATTTCAATTgtcttgtttttcatttatctgACCTATTTTTAAAACTGATAACATCCTATGTATGATCATTATCAAAGACACATACATCATGAACAAATTAGTGGCAAATGGAAAGCTGTTAATGGAGAAGCATTAACATATTATTTTCCAGTGAAATTTAGAAACAGGCTTAACAATTTACTGGATGCacttagtttttgttttacatttgttgCTTTACACATTTACTGGATATGTATGTGGATGAATTATTACCTTGCACTGCATTGCCATATGTCCGTGACCCTAGAattgttctgtttttaaaatacaaatctaTAGATGTAGATACATACCTTCTGAGTGTCTTGTGTTGATCACATATGTGATTGAAGGTTTGAGTGGGCTGTTTGTTTGGATTAGAGAAACCACAAAAAATTTAAGATAAGGTTAACAGAACTGGACTTGGTTATCACAACGGCTATTTATCACCCATTTTGTCCTGTTGTTTAGTTTCAGAGAATGTTAATACAATTAATATTGGTTAGGTTGTAAAAAACATCATCTCATCTCTGTGCACTTTATATGCCTTTATATCTTTATGGCTCAAATGTTATcttcaggtgaaaaaaaaaagtggaaaaatactttttaggTTTTTGGATATAAGATTCATTACCAGTCAACCAGGTGGCAGCACACACTCACTTTTTTCTCCCTGAACATGcaactttttaaacaaaccGTCTTcagtaattgttttattgtcGTCAGGTTTATGGTGGAAACATAAACTAATTTAGGTAGTGTACTTAAGCTGAAGGTAAAAAATGTATGCCTAAgaacatcatttattttatactgtactcAATAAAATTGTAGAATAGACTTGATAAACAATGTGAAATCATCTGTTCTACATCTAAGATAGTTATCTGATCAGCTAACCAGCCTTACATTAAACATTAGTTGGATTTCTGTGTCAGTCTCTATTTACATAATTTCAGTAACCTACTTAACTAGAAGTGAATCGACCATAAAcatcatatatacagtgtattcTATATATTCCTATATCTCATTACCAATATTATCTTTCTGCCTGTGGAGGTCATAGTGGCAACAACCTGGTCCATAAATTTTCACACACAGATCCCATTTCATCTGAGGGTTCATaagactgatgtgtgtgtgtaaataaaatggGGTGTTGCCTTGTAAGGTGTACATTTGCTGCTCTAAATCTGAAGGACCTCCATAGCTCTTGTGGATTATAAAGCAACTATTATGGAGAACAAGCCCACACCACTGTTGAGGAACCTCATTTCCTTCTGCTTGTTcataaatgtgaaataattGTGCCGTATTTAGCCACACTTTTTTCTCTTGCATGGCATTCTTATCAATGCTGTACCACATTAAAACTAAAAAGCACACACAGCCTCAATGCTGGGGAAACTGCTGGCGAAAGTCTCACTAACTCAGCTCTGGACTGGGTCTGTTAGTCCAGCATTTCAACCTCCCACTACACTATGGAGAATTTGGATAATAGTTAACCACAAACAGTATATGCATTAGAATAGCATCTATCCATCTAATTTATTTCCTCACCTGCATACTACCTCCCACTCTTTTTCCGGGATAAATTATGATCGTTTCCTTGCTCATGATAATTTTTGAGGTCAGTATTAGGGTAAACCTTTCAGGCTATCTCTTGGTGCGTGACACACACATGTTGTAACTTTCTAGATCTTGCGGTCTTGTCTCAGTGTTTGTTAATAATCCGCCTTTTTCATAATGTCATTTATATCTCAGGAGGCCCTGCACGAGGCAcggtacagcctggacagggtgccaatccattgcaggacacataCTCGTATTCACAGACTACTGGCAACCTGGgaaccaattagtctaatctgaatgtctttggactatgggaggacaCCGCAGTAcctgaagaaaacccaccaagaacacgGAGAAAATGCAAACGCCACGCACACATACCTGAGGTCACACACCCAGtcatacaagttttttttttcctaatttttatttgaCTGGTGAACATATGAGCCTAGGTAGTGGAATGGAcatcctctagatgtccgtacagctgagtctTTGGCAATCTATAAACAAAGACTGAAGacgccaccaccaccaccaccaccaaacaataataataaaaaaatccctttcCCAACTGTGTTGACTACAGTAGTTAGTAACTAAGTAATCCAGTGTAAATATCTATCTAAAGacggaaactttaaagcactttttgtaagtgacaaatgcctaaatgtaaatataaatatgcaaagtttTATCTGGCTTTTTAATCCTGCCTTGTAGTCTTGGAGTATAGAGACTTCTTCCCTACATGACAGCCTTTCTGTCTGTTCATTTAGGAAACACTGGAACAGAATTTTCCCTAGAGAAAGTCCCCACTGGGGTTCCCCAATCAACTTGTGAGCAGAGGAACAATTTACAACACAGTTTCAGTTGATACATTTTACAGTAATGGCTTTCGAGATGTACTTTAAATACAATTAATGAACGTGTTTACAATGTGGTAAAAGTAAACAGCTACTGCATGTTCATGGAGCAAAAGTGTGGACTGTACCATGTACATCCTCGGGCTGTTTACAACCAATTAAAAGCCCGGAAATGTCTATTATTCAGGATAAATGCAGTTGTTTGTAGTCTACACCATCATAAGGATTACATATTAGCAACATTAACAAGTTCAGCCGAACACAGTGAGTTCAGATAGACGTTTGTGTTTCGTTTCGAAAGCTTCACCCTCGGCGACGAGACAATGGCTCATTCCGTACTTTCCGTAAACGGAAACTGCCCCCTTTCGTCAGCGGTGCTGCACTTGGAGCGAGGGGTGCAAAGTCCATAGTTTTTACCCTTGTGCCTTTGATCCACCACCGAGACTTTATTTTGCGATCACTTTCTTTTTTACGTTTAAGACGTGCATAATAAGCGCATTTTTTATATATCAGGATCAGAattacattcattcattattcagACAGGGTTCTTGAAGTTTCCATTTCGTTATTGACACAAACCTGGCAACCCCTGCTCTTTCAGCCGCTCTTCAATAACATCCCTGGGGCTCAGACGAGAGCGCGTGGGTTTTCAGCTGAATAACTGTTTACATCTTTTCAGTTTCTTCTCAGTTTGTCTCGAGGATTTTCTTGACAACGTCGAATAAGGTAGTATTCGCTTCTCTTTCCTGTGTTTGAAAGATGTATTTGGAGGAAATGCTGCTCAGAAATGACTTCTTTCCGTCGTTTAGTTCAGGTGAACAGCGCTAAATAACGGTCACGAACAAGTGTCCGTCCCCATAGCGGCGAAACGGCGCTAGCTAACAAGTTAGTTTAGCCCTGTAGATAGCTTTTGTCTGTTAACATGATGTTTTTAGTGCTCTAGTGGCGTTTTGGTTAGCCGCTAGTATTTCTAAATCTGTATCAAATCGATGTTATCACATCAGCAGAATATTTTCTAGGCTTGCTCCCATTATCTAACGATAATGTAccaaaaatgattaataaatga
The sequence above is drawn from the Clarias gariepinus isolate MV-2021 ecotype Netherlands chromosome 17, CGAR_prim_01v2, whole genome shotgun sequence genome and encodes:
- the ripk4 gene encoding receptor-interacting serine/threonine-protein kinase 4, with the translated sequence MDVQENSPGVMGLLKTFDSSEFESWEKIGSGGFGQVYKVRHVQWKTWLAIKCPPSLHVDEKERAELLEEANKMEAAKFRYILPVYGICSDPQGLVMEYMETGSLEALLAAEPLPWVLRFRIIHETAVGMNFLHCMNPPLLHLDLKPANILLDAHHHVKISDFGLARWNGFARNDDISRDGFCGTIAYLPPERIMEKERVSDTKHDVYSFSIVIWGILTQKKPYQGENNILHIMVKVVKGVRPDLSAVPRSRPQACSGFIALMQKCWSASPDARPSFQEITSEAEELCSKPHDESRGSVSEPDSSPCTAPTSSEQIKEQKPVRPKSAMLPEKDCSLSELLSQIDSGISRSFDHVKEDCLESKDNTSKRLSGISSVDSAFSSQGSITLSFERENSVNESSELQKKKLCEAIRTEDTAKLMKLLQPQDVELRLEGGGGLLHYAATLGNEEAVKFLLLNNCSANLADWRGATPLHVAVEKHLRGVAEILLSRKGTDVNAKDEDQYTALHFAAQNGDEALARLLLERRASAGEADTQGRTPAHVACQHGCEGVLRVLLSRGAVDAHAAAKDGWTPLHLAAWRGHSTISKLLAKQAGADVDAATADGRTPLHLAAQTGRYRVARVLVELGANVKQTSSPDLRSPLHVAAETGHTSTARLLLKHGADIQGRTAQGCTALHLAAQRGHLATVKMLLEEGADVRSVNRALRTACHLAAEGGHAQVVTELLERWPEVVAVQDEDGLAPLHLALRSGHMDITRLLLSHGNSDADILQPQPKNENSKTVEGLHRKVLILKLTEPRGSSSTQDLADTQLHIRKVSTET